In Mytilus edulis chromosome 7, xbMytEdul2.2, whole genome shotgun sequence, a single genomic region encodes these proteins:
- the LOC139481346 gene encoding BET1 homolog yields the protein MRRAHMGNGFQGQEGEYVEEDNQRMEEDLKYKVQALKSLTIDIGNEVRDQNKYLNEMHDDFDKGGSLLDKTVNRLKRITASGGHKHICYLLGFALFVFLLIWMIVKFR from the exons ATGAGGAGAGCACATATGG GAAATGGTTTTCAAGGACAAGAAGGAGAATATGTGGAAGAAGACAATCAGAGAATGGAGgaagatttgaaatataaagttCAAGCTTTAAAATCA TTAACAATAGATATTGGAAATGAAGTTAGAGATCAGAACAAGTATTTAAATGAAATG catgatgattttgataaaggAGGGAGTTTATTGGATAAGACAGTGAACCGTTTAAAGAGAATAACTGCATCTGGTGGACATAAACATATATGTTACCTATTAGGTTTTGCACTGTTTGTATTCCTTTTGATATGGATGATTGTCAAATTTAGATGA